A segment of the Streptomyces pactum genome:
TATCGGGTATCGGGCTTGGCCAGGTCACCCGCCGCGAGCCGGGTACGGTAGGCCGGACGGCAGCCTCCGACCGTACAAGCATGCCGGTCGGGACCGACGGAGAGGGCTGGTAGGTAGCTATGGAAGAGCCGCGTCGCCTCGGCGGCCGGTACGAGCTGGGCCAGGTGCTCGGCCGTGGTGGCATGGCGGAGGTCTACCTCGCGCACGACACCCGGCTCGGCCGCACCGTGGCGGTGAAGACGCTCCGCGCGGACCTCGCGCGCGACCCGTCCTTCCAGGCCCGCTTCCGCCGGGAGGCCCAGTCGGCCGCCTCGCTCAACCATCCCGCGATCGTGGCGGTCTACGACACGGGCGAGGACTACATCGACAACGTGTCGATCCCGTACATCGTCATGGAGTACGTCGACGGTTCCACACTCCGTGAGCTGCTCCACTCCGGCCGCAAACTGCTGCCGGAGCGGACGCTGGAGATGACCATCGGCATCCTCCAGGCCCTGGAGTACTCGCACCGCGCCGGCATCGTCCACCGCGACATCAAGCCGGCCAACGTGATGCTCACGCGCAACGGCCAGGTCAAGGTCATGGACTTCGGCATCGCCCGCGCGATGGGCGACTCCGGCATGACGATGACCCAGACCGCCGCGGTCATCGGCACCGCCCAGTACCTCTCCCCGGAGCAGGCCAAGGGCGAGCAGGTCGACGCCCGCTCCGACCTGTACTCCTCGGGCTGCCTGCTCTACGAGCTGCTGACCGTGCGTCCGCCCTTCGTGGGCGACTCCCCGGTCGCGGTCGCCTACCAGCACGTCCGCGAGGAGCCGCAGGCGCCCAGCGTCTTCGACCCCGAGATCACGCCCGAGATGGACGCGATCGTGCTGAAGGCCCTGGTCAAGGACCCCGACTACCGCTACCAGTCGGCCGACGAGATGCGCGCCGACATCGAGGCCTGCCTCGACGGCCAGCCGGTCGGCGCCACCGCGGCGCTCGGTGCCATGGCCGCGGGCGGCTACGGCGCCTACCCCGACGACCAGCCGACCACCGCCCTGCGCTCGGACGCGGGCGGCGGCGCCACGACCATGCTGCCGCCCATGAACCCGGACGACGGCGCCTACGGCTACGACGACCGCCCCGACCGGCGCCGCCAGCAGCCGCGCAAGTCGAGAACGTCCACGATCGCCCTGGTCCTGGCCGGCATCCTCGTCCTCGTCGGCGCGATCCTGATCGGCAAGTACGCGTTCAGCAGCGGGGGACCGGGCAACAACAAGGTCGACGTGCCCACCTTCATCGGCCTGACCAAGGCGGACGCCCAGCAGCAGGCGACCAACGCCGAGCTGGAACTGGCCTTCACGCAGAAGGAGTGCGAGGACCAGAAGAAGGGCAACATCTGCTCGCAGGACCCCGCGCAGGGCACCAGCGTCGACAAGAAGTCCACCGTCAACCTCGTCGTCTCGACCGGCGCCCCGAAGGTCGCCGTGCCGAACGTGATCGACAAGAACATCGACGAGGCCAAGCAGCAGCTCGAGGACAAGGGCTTCGTGGTCGAGCAGAAGCAGACCGAGTCCTCCCAGGACGAGGGCACCGTCCTCAGCCAGGACCCCGACCCGGGCGACGAGCTGGAGAAGGGCTCCACGGTGACCCTCGAGGTCGCCAAGGCCGAGGCGAAGGCCACCGTGCCGGA
Coding sequences within it:
- the pknB gene encoding Stk1 family PASTA domain-containing Ser/Thr kinase — encoded protein: MEEPRRLGGRYELGQVLGRGGMAEVYLAHDTRLGRTVAVKTLRADLARDPSFQARFRREAQSAASLNHPAIVAVYDTGEDYIDNVSIPYIVMEYVDGSTLRELLHSGRKLLPERTLEMTIGILQALEYSHRAGIVHRDIKPANVMLTRNGQVKVMDFGIARAMGDSGMTMTQTAAVIGTAQYLSPEQAKGEQVDARSDLYSSGCLLYELLTVRPPFVGDSPVAVAYQHVREEPQAPSVFDPEITPEMDAIVLKALVKDPDYRYQSADEMRADIEACLDGQPVGATAALGAMAAGGYGAYPDDQPTTALRSDAGGGATTMLPPMNPDDGAYGYDDRPDRRRQQPRKSRTSTIALVLAGILVLVGAILIGKYAFSSGGPGNNKVDVPTFIGLTKADAQQQATNAELELAFTQKECEDQKKGNICSQDPAQGTSVDKKSTVNLVVSTGAPKVAVPNVIDKNIDEAKQQLEDKGFVVEQKQTESSQDEGTVLSQDPDPGDELEKGSTVTLEVAKAEAKATVPDVVGRSCDEAKAQMQSSDLEATCTDQPTNDPNQVGKVISTTPQGGRQVDKGSKVTIVVGKAVEKTKVPEIKLGTPLGQAQQTLQQAGFTNIQVSGPADGNAVVIQQTPQAGTEVDDPAATPITLTTVGGNGGNGGNGGNNGGGIIGGLRGDDD